A single region of the Archangium lipolyticum genome encodes:
- a CDS encoding phosphatidylinositol-specific phospholipase C domain-containing protein produces MLQSSCSLRPHRAVLVLFLTLLLPVRFAAAHGRYFSDASSVGVNHPSWMRWIPDSTSLAALSLPGTHDTMANETEWYVTEFERPWILTQGMELRPQLDAGIRVLDIRARHIGDRFTIHHGSYHLMANFGQVLETAIQFLRDNPTETVLMRVKKEHTEENTTRSFAATFEWYRDQSAYSPYIWRGTTIPRLGDVRGRIVIIDDFAGGTYGISWGSLALQDAWTETNTTTKWNLVRDHLEATDAGDPNRLYVNFLSASGVGGTPRAIAGAVNQEALHYLMGGNVQRTGVLMMDFPGAGLIDAIIAHDFRLATNAFSVGNDFATAFNNVAHGFHSEGDDEARDRVIEARSFLSHVLPGVNWHVLVSGTSGSDNWGYTVQHHGLYQKSEWINGYCHVAFGTVSSDSTVSDSLLASYVDGAIGGLSGNAEQRAAQLGSLVRARFPFQSWSVLVKRAPGGFDNWAYSVGGTQYQRWSGDYAYAVWGYAPQAGVYLYEHAGYQGDIRHLTGSAGSLDSFNDRTSSIRIVGNYRANIWEHNDLTGAGLYVPQTRDDLVSQGWNDRISSVEVWRY; encoded by the coding sequence ATGTTGCAATCCAGTTGCTCACTCCGTCCCCACCGGGCCGTCCTGGTCCTCTTTCTCACCCTGCTCCTGCCGGTGCGCTTCGCCGCCGCGCATGGCCGGTACTTCAGCGACGCCAGCTCCGTGGGCGTGAATCACCCCAGCTGGATGCGTTGGATTCCCGACTCCACGAGTCTCGCGGCGCTCTCGCTCCCAGGCACCCATGACACGATGGCCAACGAGACCGAGTGGTACGTGACCGAGTTCGAGCGGCCCTGGATTTTGACCCAGGGCATGGAGCTCCGTCCCCAGCTGGACGCGGGCATCCGCGTCCTGGACATCCGCGCCCGCCACATCGGAGATCGCTTCACCATTCATCACGGCAGCTACCACCTCATGGCGAACTTCGGTCAGGTGCTGGAGACGGCGATCCAGTTCTTGAGGGACAACCCGACCGAGACCGTGCTGATGCGGGTGAAGAAGGAGCACACCGAGGAGAACACCACCCGCTCCTTCGCCGCGACCTTCGAGTGGTACCGCGACCAGTCCGCCTATTCACCGTACATCTGGCGAGGCACCACCATCCCCAGGCTGGGCGATGTCCGGGGGAGGATCGTCATCATCGATGACTTCGCCGGGGGCACCTATGGAATCAGCTGGGGCAGCCTCGCCCTGCAGGACGCATGGACCGAGACGAACACCACCACCAAGTGGAACCTGGTGCGCGACCACCTCGAGGCCACCGACGCGGGCGACCCGAACAGGCTGTACGTCAACTTCCTGAGTGCCTCGGGAGTGGGTGGAACGCCTCGGGCCATCGCGGGCGCCGTCAATCAAGAGGCTCTCCACTACCTCATGGGCGGCAACGTCCAGCGTACGGGCGTGCTCATGATGGACTTCCCGGGCGCGGGATTGATCGACGCCATCATCGCCCATGACTTCCGTCTGGCCACCAACGCGTTCTCGGTGGGGAACGACTTCGCGACCGCCTTCAACAACGTCGCCCATGGCTTCCACAGCGAGGGTGATGATGAAGCGCGGGACCGGGTCATTGAAGCCAGGAGCTTCCTGTCCCATGTGCTGCCGGGCGTGAACTGGCACGTGCTGGTGTCGGGCACGTCTGGCTCGGACAACTGGGGCTACACGGTCCAGCATCACGGGCTGTACCAGAAGTCGGAGTGGATCAACGGCTACTGCCACGTGGCGTTCGGCACGGTGTCGAGCGACAGCACGGTCAGCGACAGCTTGCTGGCGAGCTATGTCGATGGAGCCATTGGCGGCTTGAGTGGCAACGCGGAGCAGCGGGCGGCCCAGCTCGGCTCGCTGGTGCGGGCGCGCTTTCCCTTCCAGTCCTGGAGTGTCCTGGTGAAGCGGGCACCGGGAGGCTTCGACAACTGGGCCTACAGCGTGGGGGGCACCCAGTACCAGCGCTGGTCTGGAGACTACGCCTACGCGGTGTGGGGCTATGCACCGCAGGCGGGCGTCTACCTGTACGAGCACGCGGGCTATCAGGGCGACATCCGTCACCTGACGGGGTCGGCCGGCTCGCTCGACAGCTTCAACGACCGGACCTCCTCCATCCGCATCGTCGGGAACTACCGTGCCAACATCTGGGAGCACAACGACTTGACCGGCGCGGGCCTGTACGTGCCGCAGACCCGGGATGATCTCGTCAGCCAGGGATGGAACGATCGGATCTCCTCGGTCGAGGTCTGGCGCTACTGA
- a CDS encoding saccharopine dehydrogenase family protein, with amino-acid sequence MPKASKTEFDIILWGATGFTGRLVAEYLARTQDAHRARWALAGRDRARLEQVRATLGPACAELPLVIGDAKDAASLDAMVARTRVVISTVGPYAKYGNELVAACVRGGTDYCDLTGEVQWMRRMIDAHHERARETGARIVHTCGFDSIPSDLGVLMVQEYMREHHGGHCERILFHVAKMRGGFSGGTVASMLQTVDELRADPSLRRVLGNPHALDPEPRRGRPEERDQMGVRYNPELGRWTAPFVMSAVNTRVVRRSNALLGHPWGQDFLYSEVSSFRPGVKGLLTATGMTAGLGGLLAAMSVPALRRQLEKRVLPAPGEGPSPEERERGFFEVRLIGEGMSAKSGNRVRLEGKVAAKGDPGYAATSRMLAESALCLAFDEAPAKGGVLTPASSMGMRLVERLRRAGMTFEVQEQASRS; translated from the coding sequence ATGCCCAAAGCCTCGAAGACGGAGTTCGACATCATCTTGTGGGGCGCCACCGGTTTCACCGGCCGCCTCGTCGCCGAGTACCTCGCCCGGACGCAGGACGCGCACCGCGCACGCTGGGCCCTCGCGGGCCGTGACCGTGCCCGGCTCGAGCAGGTGCGCGCCACGCTCGGCCCCGCCTGCGCCGAGCTGCCGCTGGTGATCGGGGATGCGAAGGACGCGGCCTCGCTGGACGCGATGGTGGCTCGCACGCGCGTGGTCATCTCCACGGTGGGCCCCTACGCGAAATACGGCAATGAGCTGGTGGCCGCCTGCGTGCGCGGCGGCACGGACTACTGCGACCTGACGGGCGAGGTGCAGTGGATGCGCCGGATGATCGACGCCCACCACGAGCGGGCCCGCGAGACGGGCGCGCGCATCGTCCACACCTGCGGCTTCGACTCCATCCCGTCGGACCTGGGCGTGCTCATGGTCCAGGAGTACATGCGGGAGCACCACGGTGGGCACTGCGAGCGCATCCTCTTCCACGTGGCGAAGATGCGCGGCGGCTTCAGTGGGGGCACCGTGGCGAGCATGCTGCAGACCGTTGACGAGCTCCGGGCGGACCCCTCCTTGCGCCGCGTGCTCGGCAATCCCCACGCGCTCGACCCCGAGCCGCGGCGGGGCCGCCCCGAGGAGCGCGATCAGATGGGCGTGCGCTACAACCCGGAGCTCGGGCGATGGACGGCGCCCTTCGTGATGTCCGCCGTCAACACGCGCGTGGTGCGGCGCTCCAATGCCCTGCTCGGCCATCCCTGGGGCCAGGACTTCCTCTACTCCGAGGTGTCCAGCTTCCGGCCCGGGGTGAAGGGACTGCTCACCGCCACGGGCATGACCGCGGGGCTCGGCGGCCTGCTCGCGGCCATGTCCGTGCCCGCGTTGCGGCGACAGCTGGAGAAGCGGGTGCTGCCCGCCCCCGGCGAGGGCCCCTCGCCCGAGGAGCGCGAGCGCGGGTTCTTCGAGGTGCGGCTCATCGGCGAGGGGATGTCCGCGAAGAGCGGGAACCGCGTACGGCTGGAGGGAAAGGTCGCCGCCAAGGGAGACCCCGGCTACGCGGCGACGTCGCGGATGCTCGCCGAGTCCGCCCTCTGTCTGGCCTTCGATGAGGCTCCCGCCAAGGGGGGTGTCCTCACTCCCGCCTCGAGCATGGGCATGCGGCTCGTCGAGCGCCTGCGGCGCGCGGGCATGACGTTCGAGGTCCAGGAGCAGGCGTCCCGGTCATGA
- a CDS encoding glutathione S-transferase C-terminal domain-containing protein yields MMPTLVGLSYSGWTEKARWAVEHHRLSYRYREHIPLLGEPWLRRHTQPGMRPSVPLLLDEAGPITGSFAIARRVEQLGRGEPLFPAEASETIAHWEDVSERVLGVARAYVVARLPRNRRAQEESLPPLLPAWTRRLFAPSATMAARFLARKHQAPADVDAAISATVIPAFEQLRAALGGRPYLRDRFTYADITAAVMLQFVRPVDDAYLPLGPGTRELWSHAELASRFPDLLAWRDGLYAKHRPPRPLEAD; encoded by the coding sequence ATGATGCCCACACTCGTCGGTCTCAGCTATTCGGGCTGGACGGAGAAGGCGCGCTGGGCCGTGGAGCACCACCGCCTCTCCTACCGGTACCGCGAGCACATTCCCCTCCTCGGGGAGCCGTGGTTGCGCAGGCACACGCAACCCGGGATGCGCCCCTCCGTTCCGCTGTTGCTCGATGAGGCGGGCCCCATCACGGGCTCGTTCGCCATCGCGCGGCGCGTGGAGCAGCTGGGGCGGGGAGAACCCCTCTTCCCCGCCGAGGCCTCCGAGACCATCGCGCACTGGGAGGACGTCAGTGAGCGGGTGCTCGGCGTGGCCCGTGCGTACGTGGTGGCACGGCTGCCCCGGAACCGGCGGGCCCAGGAGGAGAGTCTGCCCCCATTGCTGCCCGCGTGGACCCGCCGCCTGTTCGCCCCATCCGCCACGATGGCCGCGCGCTTCCTCGCCCGCAAGCACCAGGCTCCGGCCGACGTGGACGCCGCCATTTCCGCGACCGTCATCCCCGCGTTCGAGCAGCTGCGTGCCGCCCTCGGAGGCCGTCCCTACCTGCGAGACCGCTTCACCTACGCGGACATCACCGCGGCGGTGATGCTCCAGTTCGTGCGCCCGGTGGACGATGCCTACCTGCCACTGGGCCCGGGCACGCGGGAGCTCTGGAGCCACGCGGAGCTCGCATCGCGGTTCCCGGATCTGCTCGCGTGGCGGGACGGCCTCTACGCCAAACACCGTCCTCCACGGCCGCTTGAAGCCGATTGA
- a CDS encoding VOC family protein codes for MIRGLHGLFYTSDPDGMRAFLRDKLRLPHTDVGEGWLIFDLPEADLGVHPVDESGRPPSGTHDVSFYCDDIQGTVADLKSRGVAFDQDVQDHGYGFVTYFTMPGGVRVQLYEPKYQKRTAPAPRKAAKKAAAKTKTAAKKAAARALGAVKKAAAKVAKKRGATPKRRR; via the coding sequence ATGATCCGCGGCCTGCATGGGTTGTTCTACACGTCCGATCCCGATGGGATGCGCGCGTTCCTGCGCGACAAGCTTCGGCTGCCACACACGGACGTCGGTGAGGGTTGGCTCATCTTCGACCTGCCGGAGGCGGACCTCGGCGTCCATCCGGTCGACGAGTCGGGACGCCCGCCGTCCGGCACGCATGACGTGTCGTTCTACTGCGACGACATCCAGGGCACGGTCGCGGACCTGAAGTCGCGTGGCGTCGCGTTCGATCAGGACGTCCAGGACCACGGCTACGGCTTCGTGACGTACTTCACCATGCCGGGTGGCGTGCGCGTCCAGCTCTACGAGCCGAAGTACCAGAAGCGCACCGCGCCGGCTCCGCGCAAGGCCGCGAAGAAGGCCGCCGCGAAGACGAAGACCGCCGCGAAGAAGGCCGCCGCCAGGGCCCTGGGCGCTGTGAAGAAGGCCGCCGCGAAGGTGGCAAAGAAGCGCGGTGCGACGCCGAAGCGCCGCCGCTGA
- a CDS encoding sensor histidine kinase: protein MLPPGLLYEEKRLQALQRYGILDTAPEAEYDDIVQLAARLCNVPIALISLVDRDRQWFKANVGLPGVTETERCISFCTFAIEREHVLVVEDATKDARFASCPLVTGEPFIRFYAGAPIQTEDGYHLGTLCVIDREPRPLTDEQRRGLVALKRQVELLLRLRLQVKQVEERNRQLLQSSSDAVIMLDELGRVVELNPVAERLLGLGGSQVLGTFLDTLAPEDERETLRRALQQLRMRGTVRLENQGLKSARGERVSLDIAASLQEMGHTRRLLLVGHDLTEKRRLEQQSIQNDRLASVGALAAGIAHEINNPIAYVLSNLSFLEGWRDDLERQLAASPGFPSHVTDLLGEAREVISESLDGCKRIRDIVHDMRFFSHAPDEALAPVNINASLDFVLRMAQSELKRTARLEKDYDLELPVVFANESRLGQVFLNLIINAIQAMQPGSPQRNTLRVCTAREGERVRIEVSDTGHGIPPEVLPKIFDPFFTTKPAGSGTGLGLSISHSLVQKMGGELRVRSEQGSGTTFSLVLPTGERAMEALAALAS, encoded by the coding sequence ATGCTTCCCCCAGGTCTCTTGTACGAAGAGAAGCGCCTGCAGGCGCTTCAGCGCTACGGCATCCTCGATACGGCGCCCGAAGCGGAGTACGACGACATCGTCCAGCTCGCGGCGCGGCTGTGCAACGTCCCCATCGCGCTCATCAGCCTGGTGGACCGGGACCGGCAGTGGTTCAAGGCGAACGTGGGGCTGCCCGGGGTGACGGAGACGGAGCGCTGCATCTCCTTCTGCACCTTCGCCATCGAGCGCGAGCATGTGCTGGTCGTCGAGGACGCCACGAAGGACGCGCGCTTCGCCTCCTGTCCGCTCGTCACGGGGGAGCCCTTCATCCGCTTCTACGCCGGCGCTCCCATCCAGACGGAGGACGGCTATCACCTGGGCACCCTGTGCGTCATCGATCGGGAGCCCCGCCCGCTCACCGACGAGCAGCGCCGCGGCCTGGTCGCGCTCAAGCGGCAGGTGGAGTTGCTGCTGCGGCTGCGCCTCCAGGTGAAGCAGGTCGAGGAGCGCAACCGCCAGCTCCTGCAGAGCTCCAGCGATGCCGTCATCATGCTCGACGAGCTGGGGCGCGTGGTGGAGCTCAACCCGGTGGCGGAGCGGCTGCTGGGCCTCGGTGGCTCCCAGGTGCTGGGCACCTTCCTCGATACGCTGGCCCCGGAGGACGAGCGGGAGACCTTGCGCCGCGCGCTCCAGCAACTGCGCATGCGGGGCACGGTGCGCCTGGAGAACCAGGGGCTCAAGTCCGCCCGGGGCGAGCGCGTGTCGCTGGACATCGCCGCCTCGCTCCAGGAGATGGGCCACACGCGGCGCCTGCTGCTCGTGGGGCACGACCTCACCGAGAAGCGTCGGCTGGAGCAGCAGAGCATCCAGAATGATCGGCTCGCCTCGGTGGGAGCGCTGGCGGCGGGGATCGCGCATGAGATCAACAACCCCATCGCCTACGTGCTCTCCAACCTGTCCTTCCTGGAGGGCTGGCGCGACGACCTGGAGCGGCAGCTGGCGGCATCACCCGGCTTCCCGTCGCACGTGACGGACCTGCTCGGCGAGGCCCGGGAGGTCATCTCCGAGTCGCTCGACGGCTGCAAGCGCATCCGGGACATCGTGCACGACATGCGCTTCTTCTCGCACGCTCCGGACGAGGCACTGGCGCCCGTGAACATCAACGCGAGCCTGGACTTCGTGCTGCGCATGGCACAGAGCGAACTCAAGCGCACCGCGCGCCTGGAGAAGGACTACGACCTGGAGCTGCCGGTCGTGTTCGCCAACGAGAGCCGGCTGGGCCAGGTGTTCCTCAACCTGATCATCAACGCCATCCAGGCCATGCAGCCCGGCTCCCCGCAGCGCAACACCCTGCGTGTGTGCACCGCGCGCGAGGGCGAGCGCGTGCGCATCGAGGTCTCGGACACCGGCCACGGGATTCCTCCCGAGGTGCTGCCGAAGATCTTCGATCCGTTCTTCACCACCAAGCCGGCCGGCTCGGGCACCGGGCTCGGCCTGTCCATCAGCCACTCGCTCGTCCAGAAGATGGGGGGCGAGCTGCGCGTGCGCAGCGAGCAGGGCAGCGGCACCACCTTCTCGCTGGTGCTGCCCACGGGCGAGCGCGCGATGGAGGCACTGGCCGCGCTCGCCTCGTGA
- a CDS encoding MFS transporter, with product MRSRYRIEQGKPLNLSSVASPSTESVRQRLLSIFGGSVGNLIEWYDFYIYSAFSLYFAKAFFPSGNPVVEQLNTAGVFALGFLIRPVGGWVMGLYADLRGRRAALSLSVTLMCLGSLIIALCPTYERIGVLAPTVLLLARLLQGLSLGGEYGTSATYLSEVATSRHRGFYSSFQYVTLIMGQLLATMTLLVLQRLVLTGPELEAWGWRIPFLCGAALAVFGFYMRRNMVETEAFQAEAAKKTEHRPMRELLRHPRELAIVVGLTMGGTLAFYTYTVYMQKFLVNSVGLTRDQSTLISVSSLFLYMLLQPVFGLISDKVGRRPVLIWFGLMGTLCTVPLLTALTRTRDAFTAFLLVLAALVILSGYTSINAVVKAELFPASIRALGVGLPYALTVSIFGGTAEYVGTWLKLAGHERWFFWYVTGCILCSLLVYAFMRDTRRQSRFD from the coding sequence GTGCGATCCCGGTATCGCATCGAACAGGGCAAGCCCTTGAATCTGTCCAGCGTCGCGTCCCCGTCCACCGAGTCTGTCCGGCAGCGGCTGCTCTCCATCTTCGGCGGTTCGGTCGGCAACCTGATCGAGTGGTACGACTTCTACATCTACTCGGCCTTTTCGCTGTACTTCGCGAAGGCCTTCTTCCCGAGCGGCAACCCCGTGGTGGAGCAGCTCAACACGGCCGGGGTCTTCGCGCTCGGCTTCCTCATCCGTCCGGTGGGCGGCTGGGTGATGGGCCTCTACGCGGACCTGCGGGGACGCCGCGCGGCGCTGTCGCTGTCGGTCACGTTGATGTGCCTGGGCTCGCTCATCATCGCGCTCTGCCCCACCTACGAGCGGATCGGCGTGCTGGCGCCCACCGTGCTGCTGCTCGCGCGGCTGCTGCAGGGGCTCTCGCTGGGCGGGGAGTACGGCACCAGCGCCACCTACCTCAGCGAGGTCGCCACCTCGCGCCACCGCGGCTTCTACAGCTCCTTCCAGTACGTCACGCTCATCATGGGCCAGCTGCTCGCGACGATGACGCTGCTGGTGCTGCAGCGGCTGGTGCTCACCGGCCCCGAGCTGGAGGCCTGGGGCTGGCGCATCCCCTTCCTGTGCGGCGCCGCGCTGGCCGTCTTCGGCTTCTACATGCGCCGCAACATGGTGGAGACGGAGGCCTTCCAGGCGGAGGCCGCGAAGAAGACGGAGCACCGGCCCATGCGCGAGCTGCTGCGCCACCCCAGGGAGCTCGCCATCGTCGTGGGGCTGACCATGGGCGGCACGCTCGCCTTCTACACGTACACCGTCTACATGCAGAAGTTCCTGGTCAACTCGGTGGGCCTGACGCGGGACCAGTCCACGCTCATCTCCGTCTCGTCGCTGTTCCTCTACATGCTGTTGCAGCCGGTGTTCGGCCTCATCTCCGACAAGGTGGGCCGCAGGCCCGTGCTCATCTGGTTCGGCCTGATGGGGACGCTGTGCACCGTGCCGCTGCTCACGGCGCTGACCCGGACGCGGGATGCCTTCACGGCCTTCCTGCTGGTGCTGGCCGCGCTCGTCATCCTCTCGGGCTACACCTCCATCAACGCCGTGGTGAAGGCCGAGCTGTTCCCGGCCAGCATCCGCGCCCTGGGCGTGGGGCTGCCCTACGCGCTCACCGTCTCCATCTTCGGCGGCACGGCCGAGTACGTGGGCACCTGGCTCAAGCTGGCCGGCCACGAGCGCTGGTTCTTCTGGTACGTGACCGGCTGCATCCTGTGCTCGCTGCTCGTCTACGCCTTCATGAGGGACACGCGCAGGCAGAGCCGCTTCGATTGA
- a CDS encoding ATP-binding protein, translating to MKNHGAVADVLAGGGMMGELMRALDWSRTPVGPVEGWPQSLRTSVSILLNSRFPMMIHWGPELTQFYNDAYVPSLGSKHPGALGQAAQPWWAEIWDVLEPMFERVLAGEATWYENQLFLPNRKGFIEEAYFTLSHSPIRDETGGVGGIFLAVHETTGRVVGERRLRALKELSEAASGQPTAEAACREAVRVLEGHRYDIPFALLYLTDAREGQLRRVATLGVEETSPAAPERVSLSEGEDAECPWPLGAIARTGEVHTLTDVPARAGHLSGGPWPEVPHTALVLPVGREGEETAAGVLVVGVSPRRALDAEYQNFLTLVAAQVATAIASARRAEEERRRTEALAELDRAKTEFFTHVSHELRTPLTLMLGPLEDALGDTAHTLPDAQRERVELAHRGAQRLLKLVNALLDFSRVSAGRMHTTFELTDLSALTAGLASSFEALMKRAGLRLVVDCPPLPEAVWVDREAWEKIVLNLVSNAFKFTSTGEVRVSLRWLGGTVELMVADTGTGIPEEELPRVFERFHRVSGAQGRSFEGSGIGLALVEELVKLHGGGVRVESAVGQGSTFFVSLPTGNTHLARERLGPARTKAPTTARAAAFVEEAEGWLDDGSGPTSRAGTHPAPMRGHVLLAEDNADMRNHVRRLLEEGGYTVQAVADGRAALEATRARPPDVVLSDVMMPGLDGFGLLRELKADARTASVPVILLSARAGEEATVEGLGAGASDYLVKPFSARELLARVEGTVKTARARADLDAFAGRIAHDLRNLLSPLTMIGAQVRATSDERAKRAGERLERVTRRAYNLLDGMLAFSLAGGAVKSSGGTTSVPAVAADVVEDLSGLREQIQAELDIIGVEDVNVALPRGLLYVVLLNLVSNALKFMEGRPVRRVELTTQTSGDQCALVVKDTGPGIAPGALRNIFEPFYRAPDAKASGHGIGLATVQRIVKVYGGEVAVSSVVGQGSTFTVRLPCRPTSRV from the coding sequence ATGAAGAACCACGGAGCCGTGGCGGACGTGCTGGCCGGAGGCGGGATGATGGGGGAGCTCATGCGCGCCCTCGACTGGTCCCGCACGCCCGTGGGCCCCGTGGAGGGCTGGCCGCAGTCGCTGCGCACCTCCGTCTCCATCCTCCTCAACTCGCGCTTCCCGATGATGATCCACTGGGGGCCGGAGCTGACCCAGTTCTACAACGACGCCTACGTGCCGAGCCTCGGCTCCAAGCACCCGGGCGCCCTGGGCCAGGCGGCCCAGCCCTGGTGGGCGGAAATCTGGGACGTGCTGGAGCCGATGTTCGAGCGCGTGCTCGCGGGCGAGGCCACCTGGTACGAGAACCAGCTCTTCCTGCCCAACCGCAAGGGCTTCATCGAGGAGGCGTACTTCACCCTCTCGCACAGCCCCATCCGGGACGAGACGGGGGGCGTGGGCGGCATCTTCCTCGCGGTGCACGAGACGACGGGCCGGGTGGTGGGCGAGCGGCGCCTGCGCGCCTTGAAGGAGTTGAGTGAGGCCGCCTCGGGCCAGCCCACCGCGGAGGCGGCGTGCCGCGAGGCGGTGCGCGTGCTGGAGGGCCATCGCTACGACATCCCCTTCGCCCTCCTCTATCTCACCGATGCGCGAGAGGGCCAGCTGCGCCGGGTGGCCACCCTGGGGGTGGAGGAGACGAGCCCCGCCGCGCCCGAGCGGGTGTCGTTGAGCGAGGGAGAGGACGCGGAGTGTCCCTGGCCCCTGGGAGCCATCGCCCGCACCGGCGAGGTGCACACGCTCACCGATGTGCCCGCGCGCGCGGGCCACCTGTCGGGAGGTCCATGGCCGGAGGTCCCTCACACCGCGCTGGTGCTTCCGGTGGGCAGGGAGGGCGAGGAGACGGCGGCCGGGGTGCTGGTGGTGGGCGTCAGTCCACGCCGGGCCCTGGACGCGGAGTACCAGAACTTCCTCACCCTGGTGGCGGCCCAGGTGGCCACGGCCATCGCCAGCGCTCGCCGGGCCGAGGAGGAGCGGCGCCGGACCGAGGCCCTGGCGGAGCTGGATCGGGCCAAGACGGAGTTCTTCACCCATGTCTCCCACGAGCTCCGCACGCCGCTGACCCTCATGCTGGGCCCACTGGAGGACGCCCTCGGGGATACCGCCCACACGCTGCCCGACGCCCAGCGCGAGCGCGTGGAGCTGGCCCACCGCGGCGCCCAGCGCCTCTTGAAGCTCGTCAACGCGTTGCTGGACTTCAGCCGCGTGAGCGCGGGGCGGATGCACACCACCTTCGAGCTGACGGACCTGTCCGCGCTGACGGCCGGGCTCGCCAGCAGCTTCGAGGCCCTCATGAAGCGCGCGGGCCTCCGGCTGGTGGTGGACTGCCCTCCCCTGCCCGAGGCCGTGTGGGTGGACCGGGAGGCCTGGGAGAAGATCGTCCTCAACCTCGTGTCCAACGCCTTCAAGTTCACCTCCACCGGAGAGGTGCGCGTCTCCCTGCGGTGGCTGGGCGGGACGGTGGAGCTGATGGTGGCGGACACCGGCACGGGCATTCCCGAGGAGGAGCTACCGCGCGTCTTCGAGCGCTTCCACCGGGTGAGCGGCGCGCAGGGGCGCAGCTTCGAGGGCAGCGGTATCGGTCTCGCGCTGGTGGAGGAGCTGGTGAAGCTGCACGGGGGCGGCGTGCGCGTGGAGAGTGCCGTCGGCCAGGGGAGCACCTTCTTCGTCTCCCTTCCCACCGGCAACACCCACCTGGCGCGGGAGCGGCTGGGGCCCGCCCGGACGAAGGCCCCCACGACGGCGCGCGCCGCGGCCTTCGTGGAGGAGGCGGAGGGATGGTTGGACGATGGGAGCGGCCCCACCTCGCGCGCCGGAACGCACCCCGCGCCGATGAGGGGCCACGTGCTGCTGGCGGAGGACAACGCGGACATGCGCAACCATGTGCGGCGTCTCCTGGAGGAAGGGGGCTACACGGTCCAGGCCGTCGCGGACGGACGGGCCGCCCTGGAAGCCACGCGGGCACGGCCCCCTGACGTGGTGCTGTCGGACGTGATGATGCCGGGGCTGGACGGCTTCGGCCTGCTGCGCGAGCTGAAGGCCGACGCGCGCACGGCCTCCGTGCCCGTCATCCTCCTGTCGGCCCGTGCGGGGGAGGAGGCCACCGTGGAGGGACTCGGAGCTGGCGCCAGTGACTACCTGGTGAAGCCCTTCTCCGCCCGCGAGTTGCTGGCGCGCGTGGAGGGGACCGTGAAGACGGCGCGGGCCCGTGCGGACCTGGACGCCTTCGCCGGGAGGATCGCCCATGATCTGCGCAACCTGCTGTCTCCGCTGACCATGATTGGAGCACAGGTGCGCGCCACGTCCGACGAGCGGGCGAAGCGGGCCGGAGAGCGGCTGGAGCGCGTCACCCGCCGGGCCTACAACCTGCTCGACGGCATGCTGGCCTTCTCGCTCGCGGGCGGAGCGGTGAAGTCCTCCGGAGGGACCACCTCCGTGCCAGCCGTCGCCGCGGACGTGGTGGAGGACTTGAGCGGTCTGCGGGAACAGATCCAGGCGGAGCTGGACATCATCGGCGTGGAGGACGTGAACGTGGCGCTGCCGCGAGGGCTCCTCTACGTCGTCCTCCTCAACCTGGTCTCCAACGCCCTCAAGTTCATGGAGGGCCGGCCCGTGAGGCGGGTGGAGCTCACCACCCAGACCTCGGGAGACCAGTGCGCGCTGGTGGTGAAGGACACGGGGCCCGGCATCGCGCCTGGAGCGCTGCGGAACATCTTCGAGCCCTTCTACCGGGCTCCGGACGCGAAGGCCTCGGGGCACGGCATCGGGCTGGCCACGGTGCAGCGCATCGTCAAGGTGTACGGCGGCGAGGTGGCCGTCTCATCCGTGGTCGGTCAGGGCTCGACCTTCACGGTGCGGCTCCCGTGTCGCCCCACCTCGCGGGTGTAG